From the genome of Thunnus thynnus chromosome 1, fThuThy2.1, whole genome shotgun sequence, one region includes:
- the LOC137182671 gene encoding interferon-induced very large GTPase 1-like isoform X5, which translates to MEKYKLVERIGKGGFGTANLVKSKEDGNQYVIKEIFGISGMSPEERQEAQKEVEVLANMSHPNIVQYKESFEVKDCLCIVMDYCEGGDLLEKIRSQKGELFSEEQILDWFVQICLALKHIHDRKILHRDIKPQNIFLTKDGTVQLGDFGVSRVLNSTEKLASTRIGTLYYLSPEICENKPYNNKSDIWSLGCVLYEMCTLKRAFEAGSMKKLLLKITRGSYPPVSGHYSQELRSLLAQLLKPDPTERPSVSSILEEPFLSCRIQRFLTPQVQSETLMMSDKKRQKKTLEEEKKHEDKGVGCEEGNTPSKTALCGKHDTKTKAQSSEQQQQRPSSPVSSCVSMESDDSKEWETSFKDGQSDAFSNFLSKLGLKKFYPNKLTLQSLLEINKNSIYDETVESLEKIPWCFLRKLFQINAECRNCTQLSNNDDDDEGNSDFDKDTDDSADNKVNPLDLIVALFLCADSFLQQEMALKMSMCQFSVPLLLPHGDNSQCSLMLSALRDIVKEWCPEDLSESRGFVEDNIVQANIPFFTFVRLKNCSLSKSQMLNHVLSRGQQNHNIFIHRDMKGGTLKREIANGLVEVCWYLPCGKENLDIFPEPVAFANLRGDICESLAQFKFLFQVSTATFVFLDKVEENEHKNLTSLQDVKSKLFFVVNQKDNSREDMMSVQTTLKELELPKSSVKIKDSKVNVAEFSKKLCATIKTSLPEETPTLNIVNMVEIAVELGLSVDENSSEKQKKAVEEIMIDIEGRSIPDYKKQQLPLQGDNWKRLSQLEKEECRLKSGDSELEQNKSQLQTEKQKIKEEQSKQKLSKGMKSFIKTLSTSDKEERDFFLKWMKLKFNTHSRRKLSELRKEFKEQCKKKDKNLTAELDQALLESSLGVEHYMREMGLIYEFSISGSRNTDEISRLPGLAAEMLLDGYPLELLDGDASNIPERWVTDVLMELHKKVGGKSRLLVLTVLGVQSTGKSTLLNTMFGVQFPVSSGRCTRGAYMLFLKVGEDMKHELNCDFIVLIDTEGLKSPDLAELEESYVYDNQLATFVIGLSDVTIINVAMENSTEMKDILQIAAHAFLRMRHIGKKPVCHFVHQNVSGVSAHENTITDRKKLLEELNEMTQIAAKMEKKPSIKAFTDVLDYDMDKNHWNIPGLWQGTPRMAAVNTGYSEAVADFKKNLLMTVKTDKSNDVSQIPEFLEWMRSLWRSVKYENFIFSFRNTLVAQAYDNLCKEFSQWEWQFRKEILSWQTEAELEILNSDNESDIQTWSILVDSKKSEVSEKIASEERKVKEKLTNYYKKKDQNVNLIEEYKTDFFNSISSVAREIVYSVNNKLDCAFELKKGSKKVQDILKEYRGGVEYEVMKLLSAFKDFTLSYEQLTQKFEKMWTAATKHVSGLKERDIAASVLEQLRRNISNRNVDEEFQNIKDLKEIGKDRFKTKPEHTDSWMKKDGDLWKGDAELQKFADGVIESCTWSVLVKAKRNTDYNDSLTRELLEKMDEYLKQSYKHHKTNTQFEIDLKLHMCGIASREFLKMHQKFLSDNDPQIQLQKYKNQYLSDFLDLYKQRDDCQRKAKTFVQFCIKPAVEEYINRSLGINIVDEILTGCHSAEFSSRSFFQYNIQEELLQKDDFDSFVKYVCNYEIYGKDWIFQQIQQQMSENKTLCKLKQENLKVIVRKITAALEQATKGPDGVQLPDNKESITELISNMRKYLIKDISISEDEKRTLFQIQSTCHPFINSLKMSIEDLKEQLQEEFSKSENITETLNKLPIKPQDELFKRVFGCGKQCPFCKVPCEAGGKDHKQHHAAVHWPQGLSGRSYDGSDKLVETLCTTDIHKYYPDWHIPPDPSMEASDYWKFVLVKYNDRFAQVYKAKPADVPEAWRRITKEQALKGLKDAFNMK; encoded by the exons ATGGAGAAGTACAAACTGGTGGAGAGAATTGGGAAAGGTGGATTTGGAACGGCCAACCTTGTCAAATCCAAAGAGGATGGAAACCAATATGTCATCAAGGAGATATTTGGCATATCTGGA ATGTCACCTGAGGAGAGGCAGGAAGCTCAAAAAGAAGTTGAAGTCCTCGCCAACATGAGTCATCCCAACATTGTCCAGTATAAAGAGTCTTTTGAAG TGAAGGACTGTCTGTGTATTGTGATGGACTACTGTGAGGGAGGAGACCTCTTAGAGAAGATCAGATCTCAGAAAGGAGAACTTTTCTCAGAAGAACAA ATCCTGGACTGGTTTGTGCAGATTTGTCTGGCACTAAAGCACATCCATGATAGAAAAATCCTCCACAGGGACATTAAACCACAG aacatatttttgacaaaaGATGGGACTGTACAGCTCGGGGACTTTGGAGTTTCAAGGGTGCTGAACAG CACTGAAAAACTGGCATCAACACGCATAGGAACACTATATTACCTTTCACCAGAGATCTGTGAAAACAAAccatacaacaacaaaag TGATATTTGGTCCCTCGGCTGTGTCCTGTATGAAATGTGCACTCTTAAGCGTGCA TTTGAGGCTGGCAGTATGAAGAAATTACTTCTGAAGATCACCCGTGGCTCATACCCTCCAGTGTCTGGTCACTACTCCCAAGAACTGCGTTCTCTCTTAGCACAGCTGTTGAAACCCGACCCTACAGAGAGGCCCTCAGTCAGCAGCATACTGGAAGAACctttcctctcctgtaggaTACAGAGGTTCCTCACACCACAG GTTCAGTCAGAGACTCTTATGATgtctgacaaaaaaagacaaaagaagacgcttgaagaggagaagaaacatGAAGATAAAG gtgtcGGCTGCGAGGAGGGAAACACTCCCTCTAAAACCGCTCTGTGTGGGAAACATGACACCAAGACAAAAGctcaaag ctcagagcagcagcagcagagaccatCCTCTCCTgtatccagctgtgtgtccatggaGAGTGATGATTCTAAGGAATGGGAGACATCATTTAAAGATGGACAATCTGACG CCTTTTCCAACTTTCTCTCCAAACTTGGACTGAAGAAATTTTATCCCAACAAGCTCACTCTTCAGTCTCTTCtggaaatcaacaaaaacagcatttatgaTGAAACTGTTGAATCACTGGAGAAAATACCATGGTGCTTTCTCAGGAAACTCTTTCAAATCAACGCAGAATGCAGAAACTGTACACAACTAtcaaacaatgatgatgatgatgagggaaACAGTGACTTTGACAAAGACACAGATGACTCTGCAGACAACAAGGTTAACCCTCTCGACCTCATAGTCGCACTCTTTCTTTGTGCTGACAGCTTCTTGCAACAGGAAATGGCCCTCAAGATGTCAATGTGCCAGTTTTCTGTCCCACTGCTGTTGCCTCATGGTGATAACAGTCAGTGTTCCCTGATGCTGTCGGCTCTGAGAGACATCGTCAAAGAGTGGTGTCCAGAGGATTTGTCTGAATCAAGAGGATTTGTTGAAGACAACATTGTCCAAGCAAATATACCATTCTTTACCTTTGTGAGGCTGAAAAACTGTAGTTTGTCCAAGTCACAGATGTTGAATCATGTTCTCAGTCGTGGCCAACAGAATCACAACATCTTCATACACAGAGATATGAAAGGAGGAACACTTAAAAGAGAAATTGCCAATGGTTTAGTCGAGGTTTGCTGGTACCTTCCCTGTGGCAAAGAAAATCTTGACATATTTCCAGAACCAGTTGCCTTTGCCAATTTGAGAGGAGACATTTGTGAGTCACTCGCACAATTCAAGTTTCTTTTTCAAGTGTCAACTGCTACCTTTGTGTTCCTGGACAAAGTTGAAGAAAATGAGCACAAGAATCTGACTTCTCTTCAAGATGTGAAATCCAAACTCTTCTTTGTTGTTAATCAAAAGGACAACTCTAGAGAGGACATGATGTCTGTCCAGACAACACTGAAAGAGTTAGAGCTACCAAAAAGCAGCGTGAAAATCAAAGACTCAAAGGTAAATGTTGCAGAGTTTTCAAAGAAACTTTGTGCAACCATCAAGACCTCACTGCCAGAAGAAACTCCCACATTGAACATCGTCAATATGGTTGAAATAGCTGTTGAACTTGGTCTATCTGTGGATGAAAActcaagtgaaaaacaaaagaaagcagtTGAGGAGATCATGATCGACATTGAGGGGCGAAGTATACCAGACTACAAGAAACAACAACTTCCTTTGCAGGGAGATAACTGGAAAAGATTATCACAGTTAGAGAAGGAGGAGTGTAGATTGAAATCTGGCGACTCAGAACTTGAACAGAATAAATCCCAgctacagacagaaaaacaaaagattaaGGAGgagcaaagcaaacaaaaactgtccaaaGGAATGAAGAGTTTCATTAAAACTTTATCCACAAGtgacaaagaagaaagagattTTTTCCTTAAGTGGATGAAACTCAAGTTTAACACACATTCACGGAGGAAACTGTCTGAGCTGCGCAAGGAATTCAAAGAGCAATGCaagaagaaagataaaaatctCACTGCAGAGTTAGATCAGGCTTTGCTGGAGAGCTCTTTAGGAGTAGAGCATTACATGAGAGAGATGGGACTCATCTATGAGTTCTCAATTTCTGGCTCCAGAAACACTGATGAAATATCTCGTCTCCCTGGTTTGGCTGCTGAAATGCTGTTGGATGGATATCCTTTAGAGCTCTTGGATGGAGATGCTTCCAACATCCCAGAGAGATGGGTGACAGATGTGCTGATGGAGCTTCACAAGAAGGTTGGAGGGAAGAGCAGACTGTTAGTACTGACTGTGCTGGGTGTTCAAAGTACAGGGAAGTCAACACTCCTCAACACCATGTTTGGTGTGCAGTTTCCTGTCAGCAGCGGCAGATGCACAAGAGGAGCTTATATGCTTTTCCTCAAAGTTGGAGAGGACATGAAACATGAGTTGAACTGTGATTTTATAGTTCTCATTGACACAGAGGGTCTAAAATCTCCTGATTTGGCAGAACTAGAGGAAAGTTATGTGTATGACAACCAGCTGGCAACCTTTGTGATTGGTTTAAGTGATGTCACCATTATCAATGTCGCCATGGAGAActcaacagaaatgaaagacatCCTGCAAATTGCAGCTCACGCCTTCTTGAGAATGAGACATATTGGTAAAAAgccagtttgtcattttgtgcatcAAAATGTTTCTGGAGTTTCAGCTCATGAAAATACCATAACAGATAGAAAGAAGCTCTTGGAGGAGCTCaatgaaatgacacaaattGCAGCTAAAATGGAAAAGAAGCCTTCTATTAAAGCTTTCACAGATGTGCTGGACTATGACATGGACAAAAACCACTGGAACATCCCAGGACTCTGGCAAGGAACCCCTCGGATGGCAGCAGTGAACACAGGTTACAGTGAAGCTGTAGCAGATTTCAAGAAAAATCTTTTGatgacagtgaaaacagacaaaagcaatgACGTCTCACAGATCCCAGAGTTTCTAGAATGGATGAGAAGTCTCTGGAGATCAGTGAAATATGAGAACTTCATCTTTAGTTTCAGAAACACTCTTGTGGCTCAGGCCTACGACAACCTTTGCAAAGAGTTCAGTCAATGGGAATGGCAGTTCAGAAAAGAAATCCTCTCCTGGCAAACAGAAGCAGAGTTGGAAATCTTAAATTCTGACAATGAATCTGATATTCAAACTTGGAGCATTTTGGTTGATTCAAAAAAATCAGAGGTGTCAGAAAAAATAGCATCTGAAGAAAGGAAAGTGAAGGAGAAACTTACAAACTACTACAAAAAGAAAGACCAGAATGTAAATCTGATAGAAGAATACAAAACTGACTTTTTCAACAGCATCAGTAGTGTTGCAAGGGAAATAGTTTATTCTGTGAACAATAAATTGGATTGTGCATTTGAGCTGAAAAAAGGTTCAAAAAAGGTTCAAGACATTCTGAAGGAATACAGAGGCGGGGTTGAATACGAGGTCATGAAGCTCCTGAGTGCCTTTAAAGACTTCACACTGTCTTATGAACAGCTGACACAGAAGTTTGAAAAGATGTGGACTGCAGCCACTAAACATGTGTCTGGCCTGAAAGAGCGAGATATCGCAGCAAGTGTCCTGGAACAGTTGAGAAGAAATATCTCAAACCGGAATGTTGATGAGGaattccaaaacattaaagaCCTAAAGGAGATTGGGAAGGATCGATTTAAAACCAAACCTGAACATACAGACTCCTGGATGAAGAAGGATGGAGATCTGTGGAAGGGAGATGCAGAACTGCAGAAGTTTGCTGACGGTGTCATTGAGTCTTGCACATGGTCTGTGCTTGTTAAagcaaagagaaacacagattacAATGACTCTTTAACAAGGGAGCTTCTTGAAAAAATGGATGAATACCTTAAACAAAGTTACAAgcatcacaaaacaaatacacagtttGAGATTGACCTGAAACTTCACATGTGTGGCATTGCCTCAAGGGAATTCCTCAAAATGCACCAAAAATTCTTGTCAGATAATGATCCTCAAATTCAGCTGCAGAAGTACAAGAATCAGTACTTGTCAGATTTTCTAGATTTatacaaacagagagatgattGTCAGCGCAAAGCAAAGACTTTTGTCCAGTTTTGTATCAAACCTGCTGTGGAAGAGTACATCAACAGATCTCTGGGGATAAACATTGTGGATGAAATTTTGACAGGTTGTCATTCAGCAGAGTTCAGTTCCCGCTCCTTTTTCCAGTACAACATTCAGGAAGAGTTGCTGCAAAAGGATGACTTTGACAGTTTTGTCAAGTACGTTTGTAACTATGAAATATATGGTAAAGATTGGATATTTCAGCAAATCCAGCAACAAATGTCAGAGAACAAAACTTTGTGCAAACTGAAACAAGAGAATCTGAAGGTGATAGTTCGCAAAATCACAGCAGCCTTAGAGCAGGCCACAAAAGGACCAGATGGTGTTCAACTGCCAGACAACAAAGAAAGCATCACAGAGCTCATCAGCAACATGCGGAAGTATTTGATTAAAGACATCTCAATTTCAGAGGATGAAAAAAGAACCTTGTTTCAAATCCAAAGCACATGTCATCCATTTATCAACAGCCTCAAAATGTCAATAGAAGACTTGAAAGAACAGCTTCAGGAGGAATTCTCAAAGTCTGAAAACATCACTGAGACTCTGAACAAACTTCCAATCAAACCACAGGATGAGCTTTTCAAGCGAGTGTTTGGTTGTGGAAAACAATGTCCATTTTGTAAAGTTCCCTGTGAGGCTGGAGGCAAAGATCACAAGCAGCATCATGCAGCTGTTCATTGGCCACAAGGTCTTAGTGGACGCAGTTATGATGGCAGTGATAAGCTGGTTGAAACACTGTGTACAACTGATATACACAAGTACTATCCAGACTGGCACATTCCTCCAGATCCCAGCATGGAGGCATCTGACTACTGGAAGTTTGTACTGGTAAAATACAATGACAGATTTGCTCAAGTATATAAGGCCAAGCCAGCTGATGTTCCAGAGGCCTGGAGGAGAATCACAAAGGAACAAGCACTGAAGGGATTAAAAGATGCCTTCAACATGAAGTAA
- the LOC137182671 gene encoding up-regulator of cell proliferation-like isoform X10 → MESDDSKEWETSFKDGQSDAFSNFLSKLGLKKFYPNKLTLQSLLEINKNSIYDETVESLEKIPWCFLRKLFQINAECRNCTQLSNNDDDDEGNSDFDKDTDDSADNKVNPLDLIVALFLCADSFLQQEMALKMSMCQFSVPLLLPHGDNSQCSLMLSALRDIVKEWCPEDLSESRGFVEDNIVQANIPFFTFVRLKNCSLSKSQMLNHVLSRGQQNHNIFIHRDMKGGTLKREIANGLVEVCWYLPCGKENLDIFPEPVAFANLRGDICESLAQFKFLFQVSTATFVFLDKVEENEHKNLTSLQDVKSKLFFVVNQKDNSREDMMSVQTTLKELELPKSSVKIKDSKVNVAEFSKKLCATIKTSLPEETPTLNIVNMVEIAVELGLSVDENSSEKQKKAVEEIMIDIEGRSIPDYKKQQLPLQGDNWKRLSQLEKEECRLKSGDSELEQNKSQLQTEKQKIKEEQSKQKLSKGMKSFIKTLSTSDKEERDFFLKWMKLKFNTHSRRKLSELRKEFKEQCKKKDKNLTAELDQALLESSLGVEHYMREMGLIYEFSISGSRNTDEISRLPGLAAEMLLDGYPLELLDGDASNIPERWVTDVLMELHKKVGGKSRLLVLTVLGVQSTGKSTLLNTMFGVQFPVSSGRCTRGAYMLFLKVGEDMKHELNCDFIVLIDTEGLKSPDLAELEESYVYDNQLATFVIGLSDVTIINVAMENSTEMKDILQIAAHAFLRMRHIGKKPVCHFVHQNVSGVSAHENTITDRKKLLEELNEMTQIAAKMEKKPSIKAFTDVLDYDMDKNHWNIPGLWQGTPRMAAVNTGYSEAVADFKKNLLMTVKTDKSNDVSQIPEFLEWMRSLWRSVKYENFIFSFRNTLVAQAYDNLCKEFSQWEWQFRKEILSWQTEAELEILNSDNESDIQTWSILVDSKKSEVSEKIASEERKVKEKLTNYYKKKDQNVNLIEEYKTDFFNSISSVAREIVYSVNNKLDCAFELKKGSKKVQDILKEYRGGVEYEVMKLLSAFKDFTLSYEQLTQKFEKMWTAATKHVSGLKERDIAASVLEQLRRNISNRNVDEEFQNIKDLKEIGKDRFKTKPEHTDSWMKKDGDLWKGDAELQKFADGVIESCTWSVLVKAKRNTDYNDSLTRELLEKMDEYLKQSYKHHKTNTQFEIDLKLHMCGIASREFLKMHQKFLSDNDPQIQLQKYKNQYLSDFLDLYKQRDDCQRKAKTFVQFCIKPAVEEYINRSLGINIVDEILTGCHSAEFSSRSFFQYNIQEELLQKDDFDSFVKYVCNYEIYGKDWIFQQIQQQMSENKTLCKLKQENLKVIVRKITAALEQATKGPDGVQLPDNKESITELISNMRKYLIKDISISEDEKRTLFQIQSTCHPFINSLKMSIEDLKEQLQEEFSKSENITETLNKLPIKPQDELFKRVFGCGKQCPFCKVPCEAGGKDHKQHHAAVHWPQGLSGRSYDGSDKLVETLCTTDIHKYYPDWHIPPDPSMEASDYWKFVLVKYNDRFAQVYKAKPADVPEAWRRITKEQALKGLKDAFNMK, encoded by the exons atggaGAGTGATGATTCTAAGGAATGGGAGACATCATTTAAAGATGGACAATCTGACG CCTTTTCCAACTTTCTCTCCAAACTTGGACTGAAGAAATTTTATCCCAACAAGCTCACTCTTCAGTCTCTTCtggaaatcaacaaaaacagcatttatgaTGAAACTGTTGAATCACTGGAGAAAATACCATGGTGCTTTCTCAGGAAACTCTTTCAAATCAACGCAGAATGCAGAAACTGTACACAACTAtcaaacaatgatgatgatgatgagggaaACAGTGACTTTGACAAAGACACAGATGACTCTGCAGACAACAAGGTTAACCCTCTCGACCTCATAGTCGCACTCTTTCTTTGTGCTGACAGCTTCTTGCAACAGGAAATGGCCCTCAAGATGTCAATGTGCCAGTTTTCTGTCCCACTGCTGTTGCCTCATGGTGATAACAGTCAGTGTTCCCTGATGCTGTCGGCTCTGAGAGACATCGTCAAAGAGTGGTGTCCAGAGGATTTGTCTGAATCAAGAGGATTTGTTGAAGACAACATTGTCCAAGCAAATATACCATTCTTTACCTTTGTGAGGCTGAAAAACTGTAGTTTGTCCAAGTCACAGATGTTGAATCATGTTCTCAGTCGTGGCCAACAGAATCACAACATCTTCATACACAGAGATATGAAAGGAGGAACACTTAAAAGAGAAATTGCCAATGGTTTAGTCGAGGTTTGCTGGTACCTTCCCTGTGGCAAAGAAAATCTTGACATATTTCCAGAACCAGTTGCCTTTGCCAATTTGAGAGGAGACATTTGTGAGTCACTCGCACAATTCAAGTTTCTTTTTCAAGTGTCAACTGCTACCTTTGTGTTCCTGGACAAAGTTGAAGAAAATGAGCACAAGAATCTGACTTCTCTTCAAGATGTGAAATCCAAACTCTTCTTTGTTGTTAATCAAAAGGACAACTCTAGAGAGGACATGATGTCTGTCCAGACAACACTGAAAGAGTTAGAGCTACCAAAAAGCAGCGTGAAAATCAAAGACTCAAAGGTAAATGTTGCAGAGTTTTCAAAGAAACTTTGTGCAACCATCAAGACCTCACTGCCAGAAGAAACTCCCACATTGAACATCGTCAATATGGTTGAAATAGCTGTTGAACTTGGTCTATCTGTGGATGAAAActcaagtgaaaaacaaaagaaagcagtTGAGGAGATCATGATCGACATTGAGGGGCGAAGTATACCAGACTACAAGAAACAACAACTTCCTTTGCAGGGAGATAACTGGAAAAGATTATCACAGTTAGAGAAGGAGGAGTGTAGATTGAAATCTGGCGACTCAGAACTTGAACAGAATAAATCCCAgctacagacagaaaaacaaaagattaaGGAGgagcaaagcaaacaaaaactgtccaaaGGAATGAAGAGTTTCATTAAAACTTTATCCACAAGtgacaaagaagaaagagattTTTTCCTTAAGTGGATGAAACTCAAGTTTAACACACATTCACGGAGGAAACTGTCTGAGCTGCGCAAGGAATTCAAAGAGCAATGCaagaagaaagataaaaatctCACTGCAGAGTTAGATCAGGCTTTGCTGGAGAGCTCTTTAGGAGTAGAGCATTACATGAGAGAGATGGGACTCATCTATGAGTTCTCAATTTCTGGCTCCAGAAACACTGATGAAATATCTCGTCTCCCTGGTTTGGCTGCTGAAATGCTGTTGGATGGATATCCTTTAGAGCTCTTGGATGGAGATGCTTCCAACATCCCAGAGAGATGGGTGACAGATGTGCTGATGGAGCTTCACAAGAAGGTTGGAGGGAAGAGCAGACTGTTAGTACTGACTGTGCTGGGTGTTCAAAGTACAGGGAAGTCAACACTCCTCAACACCATGTTTGGTGTGCAGTTTCCTGTCAGCAGCGGCAGATGCACAAGAGGAGCTTATATGCTTTTCCTCAAAGTTGGAGAGGACATGAAACATGAGTTGAACTGTGATTTTATAGTTCTCATTGACACAGAGGGTCTAAAATCTCCTGATTTGGCAGAACTAGAGGAAAGTTATGTGTATGACAACCAGCTGGCAACCTTTGTGATTGGTTTAAGTGATGTCACCATTATCAATGTCGCCATGGAGAActcaacagaaatgaaagacatCCTGCAAATTGCAGCTCACGCCTTCTTGAGAATGAGACATATTGGTAAAAAgccagtttgtcattttgtgcatcAAAATGTTTCTGGAGTTTCAGCTCATGAAAATACCATAACAGATAGAAAGAAGCTCTTGGAGGAGCTCaatgaaatgacacaaattGCAGCTAAAATGGAAAAGAAGCCTTCTATTAAAGCTTTCACAGATGTGCTGGACTATGACATGGACAAAAACCACTGGAACATCCCAGGACTCTGGCAAGGAACCCCTCGGATGGCAGCAGTGAACACAGGTTACAGTGAAGCTGTAGCAGATTTCAAGAAAAATCTTTTGatgacagtgaaaacagacaaaagcaatgACGTCTCACAGATCCCAGAGTTTCTAGAATGGATGAGAAGTCTCTGGAGATCAGTGAAATATGAGAACTTCATCTTTAGTTTCAGAAACACTCTTGTGGCTCAGGCCTACGACAACCTTTGCAAAGAGTTCAGTCAATGGGAATGGCAGTTCAGAAAAGAAATCCTCTCCTGGCAAACAGAAGCAGAGTTGGAAATCTTAAATTCTGACAATGAATCTGATATTCAAACTTGGAGCATTTTGGTTGATTCAAAAAAATCAGAGGTGTCAGAAAAAATAGCATCTGAAGAAAGGAAAGTGAAGGAGAAACTTACAAACTACTACAAAAAGAAAGACCAGAATGTAAATCTGATAGAAGAATACAAAACTGACTTTTTCAACAGCATCAGTAGTGTTGCAAGGGAAATAGTTTATTCTGTGAACAATAAATTGGATTGTGCATTTGAGCTGAAAAAAGGTTCAAAAAAGGTTCAAGACATTCTGAAGGAATACAGAGGCGGGGTTGAATACGAGGTCATGAAGCTCCTGAGTGCCTTTAAAGACTTCACACTGTCTTATGAACAGCTGACACAGAAGTTTGAAAAGATGTGGACTGCAGCCACTAAACATGTGTCTGGCCTGAAAGAGCGAGATATCGCAGCAAGTGTCCTGGAACAGTTGAGAAGAAATATCTCAAACCGGAATGTTGATGAGGaattccaaaacattaaagaCCTAAAGGAGATTGGGAAGGATCGATTTAAAACCAAACCTGAACATACAGACTCCTGGATGAAGAAGGATGGAGATCTGTGGAAGGGAGATGCAGAACTGCAGAAGTTTGCTGACGGTGTCATTGAGTCTTGCACATGGTCTGTGCTTGTTAAagcaaagagaaacacagattacAATGACTCTTTAACAAGGGAGCTTCTTGAAAAAATGGATGAATACCTTAAACAAAGTTACAAgcatcacaaaacaaatacacagtttGAGATTGACCTGAAACTTCACATGTGTGGCATTGCCTCAAGGGAATTCCTCAAAATGCACCAAAAATTCTTGTCAGATAATGATCCTCAAATTCAGCTGCAGAAGTACAAGAATCAGTACTTGTCAGATTTTCTAGATTTatacaaacagagagatgattGTCAGCGCAAAGCAAAGACTTTTGTCCAGTTTTGTATCAAACCTGCTGTGGAAGAGTACATCAACAGATCTCTGGGGATAAACATTGTGGATGAAATTTTGACAGGTTGTCATTCAGCAGAGTTCAGTTCCCGCTCCTTTTTCCAGTACAACATTCAGGAAGAGTTGCTGCAAAAGGATGACTTTGACAGTTTTGTCAAGTACGTTTGTAACTATGAAATATATGGTAAAGATTGGATATTTCAGCAAATCCAGCAACAAATGTCAGAGAACAAAACTTTGTGCAAACTGAAACAAGAGAATCTGAAGGTGATAGTTCGCAAAATCACAGCAGCCTTAGAGCAGGCCACAAAAGGACCAGATGGTGTTCAACTGCCAGACAACAAAGAAAGCATCACAGAGCTCATCAGCAACATGCGGAAGTATTTGATTAAAGACATCTCAATTTCAGAGGATGAAAAAAGAACCTTGTTTCAAATCCAAAGCACATGTCATCCATTTATCAACAGCCTCAAAATGTCAATAGAAGACTTGAAAGAACAGCTTCAGGAGGAATTCTCAAAGTCTGAAAACATCACTGAGACTCTGAACAAACTTCCAATCAAACCACAGGATGAGCTTTTCAAGCGAGTGTTTGGTTGTGGAAAACAATGTCCATTTTGTAAAGTTCCCTGTGAGGCTGGAGGCAAAGATCACAAGCAGCATCATGCAGCTGTTCATTGGCCACAAGGTCTTAGTGGACGCAGTTATGATGGCAGTGATAAGCTGGTTGAAACACTGTGTACAACTGATATACACAAGTACTATCCAGACTGGCACATTCCTCCAGATCCCAGCATGGAGGCATCTGACTACTGGAAGTTTGTACTGGTAAAATACAATGACAGATTTGCTCAAGTATATAAGGCCAAGCCAGCTGATGTTCCAGAGGCCTGGAGGAGAATCACAAAGGAACAAGCACTGAAGGGATTAAAAGATGCCTTCAACATGAAGTAA